The DNA segment ATGAAGAAGTCGCTCGAATTTGTCATTTGTACGAATCTTACTCTAGTAGATCGAGAGAAATTGGCCTTTATTAAAGAACACGGTATTCTCATCTCAACATCTCTTGATGGTCCAAGGGATCTGCATGACAAAAACAGAGTTCTACGAATTGGAAAAAGTAGTTATGCTCTTTTCATAGATAAACTGAACCTAACAAGAAGTGTTCTTGGCCATGAAAATGTATCAGCACTTATGACGACTTCTGTTGAAAGCCTCACAAGAATGAGGGATGTTATTGATGAGTACATACGATTAGGATTCAATGGTATGTTTCTACGAGCCTTGAACCCTTTCGGATATGCGAAGAAAGATATAACAACATATAGTTGCGACGATTTTATCAAGGCTTACAAGGAAGCACTCTCATACATCTTACAAGTTAATCAGGAAGGAACTTACTTCGAGGAATACTATACATCATTACTTTTAACCAGAATACTAACACCGTATTGCACGGGATTTATGGACTTACAATCGCCATCCGGCGCAGGGATTTGTGGAGCAATATATGACCGTAATGGAGATGTTTATCCCTCAGATGAAGGCCGAATGCTTGCCAAAATGGGAGACAGAAGATTTAAACTTGGCAACGTTATGCGTGATAGTTATTTGAAAATATTCGGTGGTGATGTTCTCAGAGAACTAACAAAAAGTTCATGTGTTGAAACCATGCCGGGTTGTGTGTCGTGTGTTTATAGAAGTTATTGCGGTGCTGATCCGGTAAGAAATTACGTAGAAAGCGGACATATTATAGGGAACAGGCCCCAAAGCTTTTTCTGCTCCAAAAATATAGCCATATTCGACTATCTATTTCAGCTACTTAGGAAAAACAATGAGAATGTGATTAATGTATTCTGGTCTTGGATTACGAAGAAACCATTACTGGATTTGAAACATGTGGAATTGCCAAGGGAAAGCTCTTAATCTACAAGAACCGATAATAGGAAAAGTAGTAATTGACCGATATCAGTTGCTATCGAGGCGTACATGTATCGTCGTAAGGGAAAAGCCTCGATTCGGTAGCAGTTTGTTCTATTCTGCCATAATTACTAGTTTGAAGAATGTGTCCGAATCAGGCATGCGATCCCCCTGTATTTATGGTATTGACGGAAGCGATCTTAGAAAACTTCAAGATGGCGATGTCGTTCTGCTGGAACCAAATGGCAGCATTAATATGCTGTACGAGATTCATGCCTACGATAATGCTCTTCTGGCTACAGAGAGATGTAACTGCCGCTGCATAATGTGCCCGCAGCCCCCAAGATCCGACAAGCCAGGTCTTCAAGAATTAAACATGAAGCTTATTAAGCTCATGGATCGAAAAAACACAAGATCATTATGTATTACCGGTGGCGAGCCCACACTACTTGACGCAGGCTTCATAAGACTTGTTGAAGAATGCAAAGAAAGACTTCCGGATACTCCACTGGCTGTACTTACTAATGGAAAAAATTTTCAGGAGTTTGAATTCACAAAAGGGGTTGTCAATGTCGGGCACCCAGATATAACATTTTGTATTGCGTTATATGCGGATGAGGACAATTTACATGATGATATTGTTGGAGTTCCTGGTAGCTTTTATCAGACGATAAAAGGTATAACAAATCTTGCTCGTTTCAATCAGAAGATAGAAATAAGAAATGTCATCAGTGCCTTGAACTACAAGAGATTAAGACAATCATCTGAATTCATCTATAGAAATTTTCCATTTTCTGTACATGTGGCCCTAATGGGTATGGAAATCACCGGGAGAGCATTGGAAAATATATCTCAAGTGTGGATTGATCCAATAGATTATATATCAGATCTCAGAGAGGCGGTCAAAGTACTCGCAAGGGCGGGGATGAATGTATCCATTTACAATCTGCCGCTGTGCCTCCTACCCAAAGAATTGTGGAGATATAGCAGGAGGTCAATATCATCTTGGAAAAACAAATACATATCAGAATGTAACTCATGCAAAGAGCGGGATAATTGTGCTGGATTTTTTGGAACATCAGGAAATTTCATAAGCAAGGGGATCCTAGCATTAACCTAATATTAAAACCTCTTGACTTTCAATGCACCTGGGTGTTTAGAGATCACCATACATATGCTTACACAGCGGGAAGGAGAGATGCCTATGAAAAAATTTCTAATGAAATTGGGAGTTATGATCGTTGGCGCCCTCGCGATTCTCGGTTTGAATTTTAAGGATGCCAACGCTTTTGTGGTTAACAATGGTCAAATATCGGAAAGTACGCCTCTCTATCTTCAGGATTCGGGGAGCATATTGAATCAATCAAACACAAACTGGCATAACTCACATTCTTCACACTGGTCACACGAATCACACCGGTCACATTATTCACATTATTCAAGTAGGTAATAAATAAGTAAATCAGCGGATTATGAAGCCTCGGAGATTATCTCTGGGGCTTTCTATTTAGTCTAAAATTATGCCATCTATCGAATGATCTCAAGTATTTTCCTTTGTAGCTCTATCTCTTCAACCCCCAACTCGTTAGCAATATGCTCAAACACCCCGCCCCGCTCCAAGACGAACCTCCGCGCCAACTCCTGATCCTCCCGGTCCTGGCGTGTCTGGGGCTCCTTTCTCAGGGCCTCCACCGTGTCAAACAGGATAACCAACCATAGGCCCACCTCGCCGTGCAGGGAAGGCTCCCGGCGGATGGTCTCCATGAGCTCGGCCCTCTGGATGGTCGGCCGCCTGGATCGGTGAAATTGACGTGAGGGGTGTTTCATTGATCTTCAAGAAAGGGCCGTGATGAAAAGTTTCAGGGCCTAGAATCAATTTTCAGGTGCCGGGACGACTCAACTACCCGTCCAGGAGGAGAAAACCATTTCTAGCGTCTAAAATGACCGTCCATGTTTCTGGTCCATGACAAAATTTTAACGAGCACCTTGGTTGATGCACCTTGACTGAAATGCCGGTTTCAGTTTCAATCGTCTCGGATCCGTTTCGCCTGGACGTACCTCCTTCATGGTCCCGGTCTCCCTTTCTGAAACGCGATTTAGAGAGCCCGGCCATGCGGGAACATGGTCCGGGCTTTCGCTTGTCTGACCGCCTCTAGGGCCCCAGGGGGATCAATACGGAGGAATATGCTCCCTGACTTTCGTGGGGGTGAGCATCATCAGGGCGCAATGGTTGGCAACGTCGCCGCTCGTTTTGCTTGCCTTGTCTATGGCCCAACAGGCCCGGTCCCACGCCCGAAGCTCCACCCAAACCGACTCTTCCAAGATACGATCCAGGCTATTCTTGATTTCGGCCTTGATGGCAGTGACTTTCGGCGTAACGAGCAAAGATATCTTCCTGCGGGCTTCATCCCGGTCTTTCTCCAAGCGCAACAGGGTATCTTCCAGGTCTTCCACGATCCGCTCGTAGCCACTGGCACGTGAAGCAATTTCCCCCTCCTTAGAAACCGCATCCACAAACATCTGTTCGCTGTCATTGTCGATGATCTCACTCACATTGAGAAGCCGGGTCTGATCCAACTTTTTCCTTTCCGCAGCATGACGCTCCTTACATGCGGAGATCTTCTCCCTGCACCGGGCCATCCGGCCCTCGATTAAATCAAGCTCACCGATGGCGCTCTGGACCTCGCCGTCGAGGCTCTTGCTCAACAGCTTCACAAGCTGTTCAATCCGCTGCTCCACTAAAGTTTCCACGTCCGTCGTTTTCGTACCCATTGAAAGCCCCTTTCTTCCTGGTGATCGCTGTTGATTATAAATTCATCTTCTGAATGTAAGCCTTGTGCGCCTCCGGATGCTTCCGAATGATCGCCTTCATGGCCTCCGTCCGGCTGCAATTCGTGGCGACAACGGTTTCCGCAACCAGGGTTATGAAATCTTTTCCACCCTGTTCCGTTCTTGACTCCTTCAGTGCGGCCAACATTCTTGCCATTGTCCTGTCTTCCTCGGTCTCGGCAGGTGTCGCCAATGCCGGGGTGGCCTTCCGAACCGTCGCGTACTGTTCGACACTGACGCCGGACTCCACAAGGGCCTTGAACCTCTTGCCGTCCTCCTCGCCGAAATGGCGCATTGCCAGCCCCATGATCCGCTGCCGTTCGGTCTTGCCCGCTTCGGTACCGGTGATCGATGTTTCCGCTACCTGCTCCGCCTTGATTGAGATTCCTCCCTTAGCGCCGCTCCCTGTGGCAAAGGCAAGGGCCGTATTGACAGCCGCTTCGATGTTGCCTGTCCGGTCGGCCAATCCCGCCTCAACGGCCTGTTTCCCGATGAACACCCGCCCGTCCGCCATGTTGTCCAGGACCGCCTGCACATCCGTCCGGCGGTTCCTGGCCACGGCATCCACGAACAGGCTGTAGTAGTGGTTCAATTGAGATTCGATCTTGTCCCTGGCCTCCTGGGAAAGGGGCTCCGCATCGTTCCCCAGGGCCTTATACCGGCCTGCGGAAATGAAGGTCCTTTTCAGGCCCATTTGCCGGTCACTCTCCGACCAGTCGTAATGGACCATCAGGACCCCGATGCTTCCCACCTGGGCCGTGTTCTCGACGATGACCGTCCGGGCCGCGCTGCCGATCCAGTAGGCCGCGCTGGCCATTATGCCGTTTCCGAACGCCACAACCGGCTTGACGGCATCGGCATTCCGGACCGCCTCTTCCAGGGATTCAACGCTGCTCACTGTTCCCCCGGGGGAGTCGATGGACAGGACAATGGCCTTCACTTCCGCGTCGGCCTGGGCGGTCTTCAGGGAATGGATGATTCCCGCAGCCGATGCGCCCCCGTAGATCATGGACATGAAGGACGCCCGTTTCGTGATCGTGCCGTTGACGGGGATTACTGCTGCCCCGTTCAACATCGTGTAAGGCTTCTCGTCGGCACCCGGCCCGGAAGTTACGTATCGGGCCGCCTCGGCGGGCAGATCCTTGCGGTCCCGGATATCCAGGTAACTTCGGACGAGCATGTCCAGGCTGTCCGGAAGGATTCCCCAAATCTGACCATTGCTGAAATCGGTGGCTTCCATGTTATCCCTGCACTCCTTCGTTGAGGGTGATCAACTCCGCCCAGAGGTCGACGCACGGCGCCGCATTCCGCCAAGAGAATCTGATAGGAGGGCACAGCCCCATCAGGTCCACCCGGAGCAAGGCCAACTGCTTTTCGTCGTCCTCGGTGAGAAACGGCTTCATCCGGATCCGTTTCACTTCCTCCAAAATCTCCCGCGTTCGGATGACAGGGTCCCTGATAAGCTCTGCAATGTCGCTGTTGATCATGGTCGTGTTACCTCCTCACCGGTTAAGATCGAACCGGATGTGCTCGCCGTTCCGAAGCCTCCGGAGGTAGCGGTCATATGCCCCCGGATCAGATTTCATCGCAGCCAAGACAGATTCGCTCTTGCCCATGCCTCGGCTGAAATTATCGGCCACGATCTTTTCAAACGCCCGCTCACTCTTCAGTCCCACGGCATCGAAGAGATCCGCCGTGCGATCCGGACCGCCCGCTTTCACACGCTCAGCGAATTCCAAGTAAAGAAGGGGATTTCGTTCCTTGGCCCGCCTCATTGCCTCAATGCGATCGCATCCCTCCTGGGCCGCAATCAACAGGACCGCCGATTCGAAAGTTGCTGCGTTTTCCATCTTGCACCTCCGTTTAGTTTCCTTTGGGGGGCACCCGGCCGGCGGGGGCTTCAACCGACCGGGCAGCCCGGAAAGGATCAGTTAGAATTACGGGTGAGAGAATACAGGGGAGGGCCGGGAGTTGTCGAATCAGTGAGTCCCACAGGGGCACATACAGACACAGATAATCTTAGCCCATGCCAATCTCTTCTCGAAAACGGGAGACCTGGCGCTGTCTGAATGTCTCAACACTCTCGGGTGTAATCCTAATGTCTGATTTGACGCGGAATCCTTCGAGCTCGCCATTTTCGAGAAGTCGATAAACACTGCGCCTGCTGCAAGCCAGGATTTCAGCAACTTCATCTATTCGAAGATTCCGTTTCATCGCTTCATTCCCCTCCCTGTCCGCTTACTACTGCTGGCCTTCTTCTCCCTGGTGCTTGATACCTGCGGCGTCCATCGGCCTGTCCTACTGAACCGATCCAGCAAGTGATAAACCTCGTACCGCAAGACGGATGACATTTCCCGCCGGTCCAAACCGAAGAGCAACGGCGGCAACTTGTTGGACCACGCCAGGAGGGCCGTCTTCAATTCGATGTTCCTGGAACTCCACTCGGATTGAACCTCGTCCCGGCTGATCAAAGCTCCTGTCTCCCGGGCCAAAGCCACTTCAGCCGAAGCCGCCTTGGCGAGACGAAAGCGGAGATCCGCAGCAGCCTTTTGCTCACCCAGGCTGCCCGGCTCTTCCACCTTCCGGCCATACTTCTCGAGGAACCGATCAAGTTCCGACCGTTCAAAGGCTCCATCCGGAAGCTGCCTGAGGTGTCCCTTTTTGATATGGTATGAAAGCATGCGCCGGGAACTGCCGACATAGAGGGCAGCCGCCTGCATTCCATCGATCCGCTCCGGCGGTTTCTCCGCTTCACCGTCGACCGGCGAGGGGCTTAATTCCCTTTCCAAGCGTTCCATGAGCTTCATTTCTGAGGGCTTCAGCGGCTTGCCTGCGCGAATCATCTCAATCAGATTTTGATAGGCTCGCACCCGGGCCAACTTTCCGGCTTTCATGAGGCGATCAATCGTTTTCTCGTCCATCTGATGCTCCGATGAAAAAATTTAAGTTACATTGAATTTTCAACTTTGAACGCAGACGACCTTCGGGCTCCCCTGACCCCTGCTTAAGGCCCCCCTTCGAAAGGACCCATTGAAAATGATGCATAACACCATGTTTTCATTCATATATTGTCAGGCTTCCCGCTTCACATCAGAAAACTGTGTCAGCTTCTTGTTGAACATCAGGGAGACTTTGCCCGTCGGCCCCTGTCTGTTTTTCGCAATTGTCAGGTTGACGGTCTCTTCGCTTTCGTTTGCCGAGAGGAATACAATCACATCTGCGTCCTGTTCGATGGCACCTGATTCTCTCAGATCCGCCAATGTAGGGCGTTTGTCTTTCCGGGACTCGACTGCCCGGTTAAGCTGTGCGGCAGAAACCACAGGCACGTCCAATTCCTTGGCCAGCACTTTCAGGGATCGTGATACCTCTGCAACCTCCGCTTCCCGGGTGGCCCATCGTTGAGACGGCCGGACAAGCTGCAAGTAATCGACAGTAACCAGGGCAAGACCACTTTCCGCCTTGATGCGACGTGCACGTGCCATGAGGCGATCAATGGGCAACCCGGCTGTGTCGTCGATGGTTATGGGCAGCTTGGCCAGGGCGTCGGTCGCATGAGCAATCCGGGGCCATTCGGTTTCCTTCAGGTAGCC comes from the Syntrophales bacterium genome and includes:
- the hxsB gene encoding His-Xaa-Ser system radical SAM maturase HxsB, which produces MQKPKAYTIFPFSFSRTSNNEYLLVNEVGEFLFLNDEEFHAFVNQRLDKKSNVFLDLKGKHFATDTDVAPIVDLLATKYRTKKAFLRNFTVLHMVVITARCNHRCRYCHASSESEDALGWDMALDVARKVVDTIFQSPSPTIKIEFQGGEPLLNWKAVREIVLYSEKLNKKMKKSLEFVICTNLTLVDREKLAFIKEHGILISTSLDGPRDLHDKNRVLRIGKSSYALFIDKLNLTRSVLGHENVSALMTTSVESLTRMRDVIDEYIRLGFNGMFLRALNPFGYAKKDITTYSCDDFIKAYKEALSYILQVNQEGTYFEEYYTSLLLTRILTPYCTGFMDLQSPSGAGICGAIYDRNGDVYPSDEGRMLAKMGDRRFKLGNVMRDSYLKIFGGDVLRELTKSSCVETMPGCVSCVYRSYCGADPVRNYVESGHIIGNRPQSFFCSKNIAIFDYLFQLLRKNNENVINVFWSWITKKPLLDLKHVELPRESS
- the hxsC gene encoding His-Xaa-Ser system radical SAM maturase HxsC, which codes for MFYSAIITSLKNVSESGMRSPCIYGIDGSDLRKLQDGDVVLLEPNGSINMLYEIHAYDNALLATERCNCRCIMCPQPPRSDKPGLQELNMKLIKLMDRKNTRSLCITGGEPTLLDAGFIRLVEECKERLPDTPLAVLTNGKNFQEFEFTKGVVNVGHPDITFCIALYADEDNLHDDIVGVPGSFYQTIKGITNLARFNQKIEIRNVISALNYKRLRQSSEFIYRNFPFSVHVALMGMEITGRALENISQVWIDPIDYISDLREAVKVLARAGMNVSIYNLPLCLLPKELWRYSRRSISSWKNKYISECNSCKERDNCAGFFGTSGNFISKGILALT
- the sppA gene encoding signal peptide peptidase SppA; this translates as MEATDFSNGQIWGILPDSLDMLVRSYLDIRDRKDLPAEAARYVTSGPGADEKPYTMLNGAAVIPVNGTITKRASFMSMIYGGASAAGIIHSLKTAQADAEVKAIVLSIDSPGGTVSSVESLEEAVRNADAVKPVVAFGNGIMASAAYWIGSAARTVIVENTAQVGSIGVLMVHYDWSESDRQMGLKRTFISAGRYKALGNDAEPLSQEARDKIESQLNHYYSLFVDAVARNRRTDVQAVLDNMADGRVFIGKQAVEAGLADRTGNIEAAVNTALAFATGSGAKGGISIKAEQVAETSITGTEAGKTERQRIMGLAMRHFGEEDGKRFKALVESGVSVEQYATVRKATPALATPAETEEDRTMARMLAALKESRTEQGGKDFITLVAETVVATNCSRTEAMKAIIRKHPEAHKAYIQKMNL